In Prunus dulcis chromosome 2, ALMONDv2, whole genome shotgun sequence, a single genomic region encodes these proteins:
- the LOC117619066 gene encoding hippocampus abundant transcript-like protein 1, translated as MGWMESVLIEVRPLFHLLFPLCVHWIAEEMTVSVLVDVTAAALCPSQSTCSQAIYINGVQQTVVGLFKMVVLPLLGQLADERGRKPLLLLTVSTTIFPFVLLAWNQSKEFVYAYYVIRTVSYILSQGSIFCIAVAYVADVVIENKRAAVFSWITGLFSASHVLGNVLARFLPEKYIFSVSIALLIFCPVYMQMFLTETINKRAPKSDQGLSCLTKIVTIICKRYASMRDAATIVVRSPTLRSISLVSFFYDLGMSGISSVLLYYLKAAFGFDKNQFSEILMMVGIGSIFSQILVLPLVNPLVGEKVILSSALLASIAYVSHYL; from the exons atggGTTGGATGGAGAGCGTTTTGATAGAGGTGAGGCCCCTGTTTCACTTGCTGTTCCCACTGTGTGTCCACTGGATCGCTGAGGAAATGACCGTCTCGGTCCTTGTTGATGTCACTGCTGCTGCTCTTTGCCCGTCGCAGTCAACTTGTTCACAAGCCATTTATATTAATGGCGTTCAACAAACG GTTGTTGGACTTTTCAAGATGGTGGTGCTTCCACTTCTAGGTCAACTGGCAGATGAGCGTGGACGTAAGCCGCTGCTGCTTTTGACAGTGTCAACAACCATATTTCCTTTCG TATTACTTGCCTGGAATCAATCTAAGGAATTTGTGTATGCTTACTATGTGATTCGAACTGTTTCATATATTCTAAGTCAGGGGAGTATTTTCTGCATTGCTGTTGCTTATGTG GCAGATGTTGTCATTGAGAATAAGAGGGCTGCAGTGTTTAGTTGGATCACAGGTCTTTTTTCTGCATCACATGTCTTGGGGAATGTTCTGGCACGCTTTCTTCCCGAGAAGTACATTTTCTCT GTATCAATAGCCCTGTTGATCTTTTGTCCAGTTTATATGCAAATGTTTTTGACTGAGACAATTAATAAACGGGCACCTAAAAGTGACCAAGGTTTATCTTGCCTGACCAAGATAGTTACTATTATCTGTAAACGATATGCATCAATGAGAGATGCTGCAACAATAGTTGTTAGAAG TCCAACACTCAGAAGCATTTCTTTGGTTTCCTTCTTCTATGACTTGGGAATGTCCGGCATCAGCTCTGTGTTACTG TACTATCTGAAAGCAGCTTTTGGTTTTGACAAGAATCAATTCTCAGAGATCCTGATGATGGTGGGAATAGGTTCAATTTTCTCTCAG ATACTGGTGCTTCCTTTAGTGAACCCATTGGTTGGTGAGAAGGTGATATTGAGCTCAGCCCTGTTGGCCTCTATAGCTTATGTAAGTCATTATCTTTAG